In the Kaistella sp. 97-N-M2 genome, one interval contains:
- a CDS encoding DUF6909 family protein — translation MVNSRARETTEAIERLYVSMRHLFYRGFFKPSGISGESLRSLLTTINPEIYGTMGVPNKIELDGLMYVLDRLPEGIEECSFIHLTSDEGFEKGSFEVIVPKKRRRNCYRIDEHQMNIEVLLGRSEIYDILTHLTFLYIEADKIRQLAFISDENDKPTRAWKIIEEVAKGEKKFSRKEKEVALIHLSSLLGRTFDETLNAYNSFGDDNNPDRLFKIIYHLGEESFNDSKKIREREVHFSAILRERVGHHFFGEKWANKVKQVLAENDLHMRPLHIISANMHSVKNMLYANDAVSKKATKEVDYKLYEEISNKKSLQEKVLTHSQNAGLIYIDDQSGSNIDVQIIDLAKTDLKNTPFSGLKFAGDDVVMVFDYAFGEQAYEVMDELLRPYDYNGEIYTMKVKSISIMGKAGILMGGKGDIMIPTSHVFEGTADNYPFENALKLADFEDDELQAFEGGMVTVLGTSLQNKDILRYFMDTSWKAIGLEMEGAHYQKAIQVASKIRHHISEDLFVMYAYYASDNPLETGSTLSSGGLGLTGVKPTYLITLRILEKILSSSESKK, via the coding sequence ATGGTAAATTCACGTGCAAGAGAAACAACTGAAGCGATTGAGCGACTTTATGTTTCGATGCGACACTTATTCTATCGCGGCTTTTTCAAACCATCCGGAATCTCCGGAGAAAGCCTAAGATCCCTCCTAACCACCATTAATCCTGAAATTTACGGAACAATGGGTGTTCCCAACAAAATTGAATTAGACGGTTTAATGTATGTTCTCGATCGACTTCCCGAAGGAATCGAAGAATGTTCATTTATTCACCTAACCTCGGACGAAGGTTTCGAAAAAGGCAGTTTTGAGGTAATTGTTCCGAAAAAAAGACGCCGAAACTGCTACCGAATCGACGAACACCAGATGAATATTGAGGTTCTCCTGGGACGTTCCGAAATCTATGATATTCTTACACACCTTACATTCCTTTATATTGAGGCCGACAAAATTCGGCAGCTTGCCTTTATTTCCGACGAAAATGATAAACCAACCCGGGCCTGGAAAATTATCGAAGAAGTGGCAAAAGGCGAGAAAAAATTCAGCCGAAAAGAAAAAGAAGTCGCCTTAATTCACCTCTCTTCTCTTTTAGGCAGAACTTTCGACGAAACCCTTAATGCATACAACAGCTTTGGCGACGACAACAATCCCGACCGTTTGTTCAAAATTATCTATCATTTAGGCGAAGAAAGCTTCAACGATTCCAAAAAAATCCGCGAACGCGAAGTTCATTTCTCCGCCATCCTGCGCGAAAGAGTTGGCCACCACTTCTTCGGCGAAAAATGGGCGAATAAGGTGAAGCAGGTTTTAGCAGAAAACGATCTGCACATGCGGCCTTTGCACATTATTTCTGCCAATATGCATTCCGTGAAAAATATGCTTTATGCGAATGATGCGGTTTCCAAAAAAGCCACAAAAGAGGTAGATTATAAACTGTACGAAGAAATTTCCAACAAAAAATCTTTGCAGGAAAAAGTCCTCACACACTCGCAGAACGCCGGTTTAATTTACATCGACGATCAGAGTGGCAGTAATATCGATGTTCAGATCATCGATCTTGCGAAAACCGACTTAAAAAACACGCCGTTTTCCGGACTTAAATTTGCCGGCGACGATGTTGTCATGGTTTTCGATTATGCTTTTGGCGAACAGGCCTACGAAGTAATGGACGAACTTTTGCGTCCCTACGATTACAACGGCGAGATCTACACCATGAAGGTGAAATCAATCTCCATTATGGGGAAGGCCGGCATTCTAATGGGCGGTAAAGGCGACATTATGATACCCACTTCCCATGTTTTCGAGGGTACCGCAGACAATTATCCTTTCGAAAATGCGTTAAAACTGGCAGATTTCGAAGACGATGAACTGCAGGCGTTTGAAGGCGGAATGGTTACCGTTCTCGGGACTTCTCTTCAAAACAAAGACATCTTGCGCTATTTTATGGATACTTCCTGGAAGGCCATCGGGCTGGAAATGGAAGGCGCGCATTATCAAAAAGCCATTCAGGTAGCGTCTAAAATTCGCCATCATATTTCCGAAGATCTTTTTGTAATGTACGCTTATTATGCTTCGGATAATCCTCTGGAAACCGGCTCTACACTGTCTTCCGGCGGTCTGGGACTTACCGGCGTGAAACCAACGTATCTTATCACTTTAAGAATTCTGGAGAAAATTTTATCCTCCTCCGAATCTAAAAAATAG
- the rodA gene encoding rod shape-determining protein RodA, with protein MKWTEGLDKTSIFMYLAISSFAVANIYSVDETLGKKQLIFFGISLVVGLMIFMMRTKFFENFSSIIYVGGVLLLIGLFPFGTEILGQKNWYKFGGVTMQPVEFAKIGVSLMLANYVSGPDFNLKVKKSLWTSLAIIGIPAAVVLAIPDVGSLLVFTAYFIALFREGLSGWFFGVGGILAAVFLVALAVDPVYVILGVAVIYGFVILFNYHKINWNIFSLANFGGSFILLCGLAFITPTILEKMPKHQRERIEVLYKGEKAFRDTSGYNLLYSKTAIGSGGFFGKGYKEGSVTQGKFVPEQETDYIFCTVGEEWGFFGASLLVIFYAIFIGRIYYLSERQKSTFNRVFGYCFASILLMHFAINLGMVMGLFPTVGIPLPFFSYGGSSLLAFSIMTFIFFKLNYTDQNSLV; from the coding sequence ATGAAGTGGACAGAAGGATTAGATAAAACCAGCATTTTTATGTATCTCGCCATCTCCAGTTTTGCAGTGGCGAATATTTATAGTGTGGACGAAACGCTCGGGAAAAAACAACTGATTTTTTTCGGGATTTCGCTCGTGGTTGGTTTGATGATTTTTATGATGCGGACCAAGTTTTTCGAAAATTTTTCGAGCATCATCTATGTGGGCGGAGTTCTGTTACTCATTGGTCTTTTTCCGTTTGGAACTGAAATTTTAGGCCAAAAAAACTGGTACAAGTTTGGCGGAGTCACGATGCAGCCCGTGGAATTTGCAAAAATCGGGGTTTCCCTGATGCTCGCGAATTATGTCTCGGGGCCAGATTTTAATTTAAAGGTTAAAAAATCGCTCTGGACGTCTCTTGCCATTATCGGTATTCCTGCAGCAGTGGTTTTGGCAATTCCGGATGTTGGCTCGCTGCTGGTATTCACGGCGTATTTTATCGCCTTGTTTCGGGAAGGGTTAAGTGGATGGTTTTTTGGAGTCGGTGGAATTTTAGCTGCGGTTTTCCTGGTGGCGCTTGCGGTCGATCCCGTTTATGTAATTCTCGGCGTGGCGGTAATCTATGGCTTCGTCATTCTGTTCAATTATCATAAAATCAACTGGAATATTTTTTCCCTCGCAAATTTCGGCGGTTCTTTCATACTGCTTTGTGGGCTGGCTTTTATTACGCCCACTATTTTAGAGAAAATGCCGAAGCATCAAAGAGAACGGATTGAAGTATTATACAAAGGCGAAAAGGCCTTCCGGGATACATCCGGTTACAACCTGCTCTATTCAAAAACGGCAATTGGCTCCGGCGGATTTTTCGGAAAAGGCTATAAAGAAGGCTCTGTAACGCAGGGTAAATTCGTTCCGGAACAGGAAACCGATTACATTTTCTGTACGGTGGGTGAAGAATGGGGATTCTTTGGTGCTTCGCTGCTGGTAATTTTCTACGCAATATTTATTGGACGGATCTATTATCTTTCAGAACGGCAAAAATCGACTTTTAACCGCGTTTTCGGCTATTGTTTTGCTTCGATCCTGCTTATGCACTTTGCCATTAATTTAGGGATGGTAATGGGCCTTTTTCCCACAGTTGGTATTCCTCTGCCCTTTTTTAGTTACGGAGGTTCTTCGCTCCTGGCATTTTCAATTATGACCTTTATTTTCTTTAAACTTAATTATACGGATCAGAACAGTTTGGTTTAA
- a CDS encoding glutamine synthetase III, which yields MAYLRFKALEMLSFKDYRKDNAVEVPAKLSELFCQNVFSEETMRSYLTQEAFKSIQDAIKRGTKIQRDVADQIAVAMKDWALSKGATHYTHWFQPLTGSTAEKHDSFFTPFESDRAIERFSGGMLIQQEPDASSFPNGGIRNTFEARGYTAWDPTSPAFIVGTTLCIPSIFISYTGETLDYKAPLLRALHAVDTAATDICRSYFDKNVTKVSPTLGWEQEYFLVDSALYQSRPDLVITGKTLMGHSPAKGQQLDDHYFGSIPTRVMNFMKELEIECMKLGIPVTTRHNEVAPNQFELAPMFEEVNVAVDHNSLLMDIMARVAHKHHFHILFHEKPFAGVNGSGKHNNWSMATDTGENLLSPGKNPKKNLQFLTFFVNTIKAVHDYADLLRASIASASNDHRLGANEAPPAIISTFIGTQLFSVLEELEKVTDGKLSPEEKTELKLNVVGKIPMILLDNTDRNRTSPFAFTGNKFEIRAVGSSANCAEVMTVMNSIVAKQLQTFKKEVDALIEKGLKKDEAIFNILREYIKQSKNIMFEGDGYSEDWALEAEKRGLSNLKTTPEALKREMDDKFVALYEELGIYTHREIEARNEIKLEKYSTVIGIEATVLADIARNHIIPCALNYQNRLIENVKGLKDIFGEKEFKKLASEQMNMIAEISEHVSIIKVEVDRLLAAITMAKTADNSQTMAEIFCNDVKPLFDKIRNSADELEMMVDDELWPMTKYRELLFTR from the coding sequence ATGGCATATTTAAGATTTAAAGCATTAGAAATGCTTTCCTTTAAAGATTATAGAAAAGACAATGCAGTGGAAGTTCCTGCGAAACTGTCGGAATTATTCTGCCAAAATGTGTTTTCGGAGGAAACGATGAGATCTTACCTCACGCAGGAAGCCTTCAAATCCATTCAGGACGCAATAAAGCGAGGCACCAAAATTCAGCGGGACGTTGCCGATCAAATTGCAGTTGCGATGAAGGACTGGGCCTTGAGTAAAGGTGCAACGCACTATACGCATTGGTTTCAACCCTTAACGGGTTCCACGGCAGAAAAGCACGATTCTTTCTTCACGCCTTTCGAAAGCGACCGTGCCATTGAAAGATTTTCGGGCGGAATGTTAATTCAGCAGGAGCCTGACGCTTCTTCTTTTCCAAACGGGGGAATTAGAAATACGTTCGAGGCGCGAGGATATACCGCCTGGGATCCCACTTCGCCGGCGTTTATCGTTGGTACAACGCTTTGTATTCCTTCGATTTTTATTTCTTACACAGGAGAAACTTTAGACTATAAAGCACCTTTATTAAGGGCCTTGCATGCAGTTGATACAGCGGCAACAGATATTTGCAGATCCTATTTCGATAAAAATGTAACCAAGGTAAGCCCGACTTTGGGTTGGGAACAGGAATATTTCCTGGTTGACTCGGCCCTGTATCAATCGCGACCTGATCTCGTTATTACAGGGAAAACCTTGATGGGGCATTCGCCCGCTAAAGGACAGCAGTTGGATGATCATTATTTCGGCTCCATCCCCACACGGGTGATGAACTTTATGAAGGAGCTCGAGATCGAGTGCATGAAGTTGGGAATTCCCGTAACCACACGTCATAACGAAGTTGCCCCAAACCAGTTCGAGTTGGCGCCGATGTTCGAAGAGGTGAACGTTGCGGTAGACCACAACTCCTTATTAATGGACATTATGGCGAGAGTGGCGCACAAACACCACTTTCATATTCTCTTCCACGAAAAACCTTTTGCCGGCGTTAATGGAAGTGGAAAACATAACAACTGGAGCATGGCGACGGACACGGGAGAAAATCTTTTAAGCCCCGGAAAAAATCCAAAGAAAAATCTACAGTTTCTTACCTTTTTCGTGAATACGATTAAAGCGGTTCACGACTATGCAGATTTATTACGTGCAAGCATTGCATCTGCAAGCAACGATCACCGTTTGGGTGCCAATGAAGCGCCGCCCGCAATTATTTCTACCTTTATAGGAACACAACTTTTCAGTGTTTTGGAAGAATTGGAAAAAGTGACGGACGGAAAGTTATCGCCGGAAGAAAAAACAGAACTTAAATTAAATGTTGTAGGAAAGATCCCGATGATTTTGCTGGATAATACAGACCGCAACCGAACTTCCCCGTTTGCCTTTACCGGAAATAAATTTGAAATCCGGGCTGTAGGTTCTTCTGCGAACTGTGCAGAGGTGATGACGGTGATGAATTCGATTGTTGCGAAACAGTTGCAGACCTTCAAAAAAGAAGTTGATGCGCTCATTGAAAAAGGATTGAAAAAGGATGAAGCCATTTTCAATATTTTGAGAGAGTACATTAAACAGTCAAAAAACATCATGTTCGAAGGCGATGGTTATTCGGAAGATTGGGCGCTGGAAGCAGAGAAACGCGGTTTAAGTAATTTAAAAACGACGCCGGAGGCTTTAAAAAGAGAGATGGACGATAAATTTGTGGCACTTTACGAAGAGTTGGGAATTTATACACACCGGGAAATCGAAGCCCGGAATGAAATTAAGTTAGAAAAATATTCTACCGTTATTGGAATTGAAGCCACAGTGCTCGCCGACATTGCCCGGAATCACATTATTCCATGTGCTTTAAATTATCAGAACCGATTGATTGAAAACGTGAAAGGGCTTAAGGATATCTTTGGCGAAAAAGAATTTAAAAAATTGGCCAGCGAACAGATGAATATGATCGCAGAAATATCGGAGCATGTGTCCATTATTAAAGTTGAGGTCGACCGTTTGCTCGCTGCGATTACAATGGCGAAAACCGCTGATAATTCTCAGACGATGGCCGAAATTTTCTGTAATGATGTTAAGCCGCTCTTTGATAAAATCAGGAATTCAGCAGATGAGTTGGAAATGATGGTTGATGATGAGCTTTGGCCAATGACTAAATATCGCGAATTACTATTCACAAGATAA
- a CDS encoding C40 family peptidase: MKKRVLVYLVGAIATFSMQSCVTNYTVSAPPTYINEYKSDAKLASIDHKKLEIAKLQLLNSFKEEKAAAAKSLEASIKNEEIAKTVRFTRKIDDILTEAESYLGTPYRYGGMTRKGIDCSAFVLSVFGAAAGMNLPRVAASQAQEGEKIDKENLQKGDLVFFSHSRGRISHVGIVENVTEDGQIMFIHAATSRGVMISSLNDSYWGPKFRFAKRVMSQEVFNSNFANNN; encoded by the coding sequence ATGAAGAAAAGAGTTTTGGTTTATTTGGTTGGTGCGATTGCTACATTTTCAATGCAATCTTGTGTTACCAACTACACAGTATCTGCTCCACCAACCTATATTAATGAATACAAATCAGATGCCAAACTTGCATCTATTGATCATAAAAAACTAGAGATTGCTAAACTGCAATTACTTAACAGCTTTAAAGAAGAAAAAGCAGCTGCAGCGAAAAGTTTAGAAGCTTCAATTAAAAATGAAGAAATCGCAAAAACGGTAAGATTCACAAGAAAAATCGACGATATTTTAACAGAAGCAGAATCTTACTTAGGAACTCCCTACCGATATGGTGGAATGACCAGAAAGGGAATCGACTGTTCTGCCTTCGTGCTTTCAGTTTTTGGTGCCGCGGCGGGGATGAATTTGCCTAGAGTTGCAGCTTCACAAGCACAGGAAGGAGAAAAAATTGATAAAGAAAACCTTCAGAAAGGAGATTTGGTTTTCTTTTCCCACAGCAGAGGAAGAATTTCTCACGTAGGAATCGTGGAAAATGTAACGGAAGACGGTCAAATCATGTTCATACATGCAGCCACCTCGAGGGGCGTAATGATATCTTCGCTGAATGACTCGTATTGGGGACCAAAATTTAGATTTGCGAAGCGGGTAATGTCTCAGGAAGTCTTTAACAGTAATTTTGCAAATAATAATTAA